In Lodderomyces elongisporus chromosome 1, complete sequence, the DNA window TGCACTTTTGTGGAAATGATTGTATTCACAGATTCTTGTGGAATATCCATAAATAAAACGTGATCCACAGGATCCGCACTGGCAAGTACTCTTTTCAATGGTGGCATCATGCGGTGTTTTTTGTCCGTCCTAATCTTATCATTCACCAACAAGTCCACTGGCACGGTTTCAACATACAAGTCTGAGATGGGAAAATTCAAGCTGGGGAAACTCTTGATTGTTTGCTTTGTAGCAATATCAGAAACAAATACTTGTCCTGCGTCATCGCCTGAAATCAAATTGGTCCCATCCATCGATACACAGAGCTTTGTCACCTTGTGGTTCTCGTGCTGAACAAAAGTAGAAAGCATATTTGGATCTTCTTGGTCCACAGTAATGATCCTGTCAAGACCTCCAACAGCCTCCAATACCGAGGTGTGTTGGTTGAACTTATAAAGAGGTATGGTCTTGATGAGTCCATTGGCAAGTCCAGCGTATAACTGGCGATTAGCGGGGTCCCTAGCGAGACATGTAACCGGCTGCGGCAAGATAAATGTAGTCAATTGTTGCTTAGTCGTAATATCATAAATTCGCACAGTTGAATCTTTAGATGCGGTATACAATTTCAAATCTGCGAGATTGCCAACTTGGTTTAAAGTAAAATCTGTGATTGGTAAAGTGTTATCTGTGATACTGTAGTATGGTTTACCGGATCGGTTTACAGTACTGCTTGAATCCGTCTCATTGATAAGTCCCGCTTGTCCATAAATAGCAATGAGATCGGCCAAGTTCCAAACCATAATTCTTGCATCTTCACCACCAGTAACTAGGAAAGTACCACACAGACTCAGATCAATCCTTGTTATACCTTGATAATGGGCCTCCTTAACGCAAAGAAGATCGCCAGATGCCAATTCCCAGATGTATAATTTACCCAGTTTAGATCCTCCACAAAGCAACCAAGGTACACGGTAATTGGGTTTGTCGTGGGTAGCTAAtgaattttcaatttcttctcctttcgCTTCTGCTCCGTGAGGAAGAGTTGGATGGTGGATAATGTGCAATGCTGTTAACGCCTCGGGGATGGGAATCCGCTGATCGATGCTCTCTTTACCATATGTATAAACGTTAACTAGTGCCTTTTTATTGTCAGATGTAAATATACGCTCGCCCAACCCAACACCTGAAATTGCAGTACCATTAAGTGGAGAGGCTGCATGTCTAAACGTCTCATACTGTTTCGATGAATGGATCGATGAGATGTAGGCAAATGATTCTGCTGGCTTTTTTGTGTCTGACTGATCACCAGCGGATACATAAAATAGCACTTCGTCCATTATATAAATTATATGAATTATATGAATTATATGAATTATATGAATTATATGAATTGTATAAACTGTATAAATTGTAAAAGTGATTGAATGAGTTGTTCAAGTTGTCAACTACTTagcaaaaaataagagaAGGGCTTTTGGATATCTTCAAATTATAAGACGCGAAGAGATGCCCGTGCGATAttacatatttttttttttcctttcttcctcttccaaTTTTGTCTGTCTTCCTTcctttaatttgttttattctttttctttttctttttttctttttttctttttttcttttttttaatttttttttgcaacaaataTTCCGTTCTCTTCAGAAACTGCGgttacttttttctttctttcgttctttctttatatatctatatatacgtATTTTAATTTGAATACCCTTGCAAACAGTGGCAACTAAGATCATAGagtgcttttttttttcggaagacaacaaacaacatcAGTAATCCCAATAGCAAAAGCaccaaaaaacaagaacaacaagtaGCACGCACAAAACAGGAATAGTATCACCACGTCCATACTTACACGCGTTCAAATAATGCCCGTTGACTTTTTAGCCAGTGTTGTCATAGATGGACCACAAGCCATCCCTTATTGGGATCAAATCAAGGAGCATGCACCAACGGTATTACCTATAGTTGCCAGTATCGGTGCTGCAAAGTATTATTTCCGTGGAGCTACAAATACTTGGGAGAGAGACATGCATGGCAAAGTGTATATGATTACTGGTGGAACAAGTGGGATAGGTGCTAGTATAGCCTACGAGTTGGCGCAAAAAGGTGCGCAATTGATCTTTCTTACGAGAAGAACCAATGATCTTTGGCTTGCTGAATATATTGAAGATCTTCGTGACCAAACAAGCAATTCCTTGCTATATGCCGAGGAATGCGATTTGAATTCACTATACTCGATTCGTAAATTTGTTACTAAATGGCTAGACAACCAGCCGCCAAGAAGATTGGATGGTGTTATTTGTTGTGCTGCTGAAGCCATTCCACGAAATAGCCAGCGTCAGATTACGGTGGATGGTGTTGAAAAACAGATTGGTATAAATTACTTGGGTCACTTCCATTTGTTGACTTTGCTCGAGCCTAGTTTGAAAGTGCAACCTCCAGATAGAGATGTTCGAGTATTGATTGCCACTTGCTCATCACAAAACTTGGGCGAAGTTGATCTTGAAGATTTGCTTtgggaaaataaaagatatCCCGTGTCGCAACCTTGGAAGTTGTATGGTACTTCGAAATTGCTACTTGGGTTATTTGCCAAGCATTATCAAAGGCAATTGATGGCATTTGAACGTAAGGACCAGGCGCCATGTAATATTAGGATCAATATGGTGAATCCGGGCTTGGTGCGTTCACCTTCGACCAGAAGGTTCTTGTCGATGGGTACGATATGGGGGTTGATTTTGTATGTGCTTTTATTCCCCATTTGGTGGTTATGTTTGAAGAGTGTTGGTCAGGGAGCGCAAACATTCTATTTTGGATTATTTGCACCTATTTTCCCCAAGATCGAGGGTGGGAATATTTTGCAGGAGTGTAAGATTGTGACCAAGCTGAGAAGGGAGTATTCAGACGAAGAATTGCAAGAAAAGGTTTTCCACAATACGCAAGAATTGAtcaagaaattggaaacaCAGTCAGCTATGGAGAGGAACAAAAATAAGTCTAAGGAAGAgcttttaaaagaaaaagaagagaagctTAAGAAGAAGCGAGATCTCAATATCCAACCAAAGTCAACTGAAGAGTTGGAACACAAATTGGATGCATTGAGGAGCCAAATTGGAATAGGGACAAGCTCAGGTGTCAAAAGCAATGGCGCAGCTGAAGAGCTTCCACTTTTCCCCGATGAAGAGGCATTGAAGAATGCACGATCTACTGCGAGAAGTAGCGGTGCTGGTACTACTTTGACAAAAGGAGCTAATGGTAAAGGTAATAGTAAacaaaagggcaaaaagaagacatAGTTAATAAACTAGAGGATTTGTATCTACTTGTATCTACTTGTGTCTACTTGTATCTACTACTAAGATCTGGCTGTATTTCCCcgcattttttttgtagcTGCACTCTATGTTTAAAGTAAATCTAAAGTCAAGTTTGAATTTGTATACAAAGTTTTTGGCAAGAAAACTTGCGCCTAATAGTTATACGGCCAGGCACGCAAGCCGGGGCGGGAGGGGGAGGAAAGGGAAGGaaggtttcttttttttttttgaagcGGGGTGCGTTGTGCGTGCGACTGACAGCAGCGGTTTTGTTTAGCGGGTACACgaaaaacaatacaaaatacacacaaaactaaaacaatacaaaaacaaaaaggaaaaccaAAATGAGTTTGGGTGACtagggaaagaaaaacttctctttttcttctttcccgATCGTTTTCAAAAATCTCATTGCCAAAATGCCTCAACAGCATATTCGACACAAGCAACCACTTCTCCATACCCCTCACATATAGAAATACACAAGAAACTTCTGCTAGGAACAAGGAGGGGTTGAGAATtgggttggttggttgttctgttctgttctttgTAGTTTATACatttctttcctctttccAAAATCAGTGATGGAGCTACAAGTGTCACGTGTCAGAGGATATTCCCTGAATATTATATTACCCCTGCtgtcaaaagaaaaaaaaaaaacgaagtTGGAAacaggaaaagaaaaaaaaagaatttgagaATTTAAGAATTTATTTGATTGGCCCACAATTATTAAAGCTATGAAGTCTTGTTTTTCGACTTTTATCAActtcagcaacagcaacagcaacagcagcagcagcagcagcagtagtagtagtataTATAATGGTGTTAATAAATGGGGGCggggagggggggaggcGGAGACGAGGGCCCCTCCTTAGCATCTTAGTCTTCTTTTGCTGCATGGTACACTATATTATATTTCTACATTTTAGCAGTGCgaaaaattttttgttatcAAGGACAAATCAGAGTTGATCATTTCGCAATTATATCAGAGCTGTGGCAATATACAGATTATGCACACAACCAAATctagttaaaaaaaaaatctttgCAAATAATCTTCACATCGGATCCGATTTGGATCAGAAAGTCATTTAACACGATGTAGATGAGCCAAATCACCACACTGGCATACAGTTTGGTATATACAGTGTGGTTTACACAAGTATATTTTGAGACTGTTCGAGATACTCTTCTATGTATTtacaatttcaattcttttcattaATAAACACTTGTctaatttgttttcgtCTTAAGTTTTGTTTGGTTCCATTCTATCTTATACTTGCTGAATgtgtagatatatatacgtatatatatttagtGAGATGGACGCACGCACGAACGCACGTTGTTGACTGACGATGGCTTTGAATGCTGTCTAAAGTATAGGGCATGATGATTGATACATTGTATCATGGTAGTCTTCCAagtatttttcttttttttaatttttttttataaccGACGGATGCcgatttatttttttttattttttcattttttcatttatttatttagcCCAGTTTTATATTTCCACAAATTATCGCTTGCTCAATGATGATTagcttttattttctttaaaataATTCAAACATCTTTCTTGAAGTAAGTAGTTTACTATAGCATTCAAAGCAACAGTGGCAGTagtattaaaaaaaagttgatgagaaataataataataacaataatagtaatagtaagTGAAATAAAGATACAGTAGTAGGAACCTTTATCATTCGTTCATTCACTAATCTTTGCATTTGTGGCATTGTCATGTTCACTTTTGTGGAACCcggtgtttttttttttgaaattgccGCCCATGTTGTTCTGCAACTGTCAGCGAGAGATAACGGAACGAgaaacagagagagagagagagagagagagagggagagtaAAATTTGGAAGATTTCCAACCATTAATCAGGTTTTGGTGATTGGATTTTGTTTGAGCCAGTAAATAACCACTTGCGTTTCTACACCAGCTTCTCAACTTCTCTTTACCTTGATCTCTttattatcatttttttttattattctttctattataattattattattattgttatttttcTGTAAAAGATAACCACGGAATAACAATaccacttgaaactcgttGATAACATTTGGGGAGGGAGGGGGTCcgatattttatttaaattttttttttccctccaTTTTTATCAGAAACTCGCAGTAATAAatattttga includes these proteins:
- the IPI3 gene encoding Pre-rRNA-processing protein ipi3; its protein translation is MDEVLFYVSAGDQSDTKKPAESFAYISSIHSSKQYETFRHAASPLNGTAISGVGLGERIFTSDNKKALVNVYTYGKESIDQRIPIPEALTALHIIHHPTLPHGAEAKGEEIENSLATHDKPNYRVPWLLCGGSKSGKLYIWELASGDLLCVKEAHYQGITRIDSSSCGTFLVTGGEDARIMVWNLADLIAIYGQAGLINETDSSSTVNRSGKPYYSITDNTLPITDFTLNQVGNLADLKLYTASKDSTVRIYDITTKQQLTTFILPQPVTCLARDPANRQLYAGLANGLIKTIPLYKFNQHTSVLEAVGGLDRIITVDQEDPNMLSTFVQHENHKVTKLCVSMDGTNLISGDDAGQVFVSDIATKQTIKSFPSLNFPISDLYVETVPVDLLVNDKIRTDKKHRMMPPLKRVLASADPVDHVLFMDIPQESVNTIISTKVHKDLDWLEKKKMEELSFKNLSDVNSTVKTIDTGANGGHNQQSTANLELKLSKVSEAYTDLRSKHEQLIKEHAKLLDKLAEGK